GGACGACACCTCCCCCTACGCCGACCTGGTGCTTCCGCTGACCACCTACCTGGAGCAGTGGGACATCACGCTGCCCTCCCCGGGTCCGCCCTTCTCCCAGCTGGGGCTGCAGCAGCCGATCGTCGCGCCGCTGTCCGGTGCGCGACCGCTGGGCGACCTGCTCGTTCACCTCGGCCGGGAGACCGGCATCGACCTGTCCCCGGGAAAAACCGGAAAGCCCTACACGGAGTATCTCCAGGAGCGGATGCGGCAGGTCTTCGCCTCCGGGAAGGGGACGCCCTACTTCGAGGCGGTTTCCCTCGAGTTCCTGGCGGATCTGCGGAAGCGGGGGTGGCAGGTGTACAGCTACCCGGCCTTCGGAGACTTCTGGCGCCTTCTCCAGGAAAAGGGGGGATGGTGGGATCCGGGGGAATATCCGACGGTGGACTGGAAGCGGAAGCGGGCATTCCTCTTTCCGACCGCTCCGCGGCTGGCCTCCCTGCTGAAGGAGCCGGTGGTTTCGAAACCGGAGGGGGACGCAAAGCAGGGCGCCGCCACGCCACATCTGCGGCTCGAGGAGAGCATCCGGCGGCCCGGCGGCCCCGACTCCTTCCTGCTGGTTCCCTTCGTGACGCTCATGAACATGAACGGCGAGGGGGCCAGCCAGCCCCTCCTGCAGGAACTGTTCGGGCTCTACCCGCGGCTCTACTGGAAAACCTGGGCCGAGATGCATCCCGTGAGGGCGGCCCGCCTCGGGATCCGGGACAGGGACCTGATCCGGGTGGTCTCCGGAAACGGGACGATGACCCTTCCGGTGCGGGTGGTCCCGACCGTTTCGGCCGAAATCCTGTCGGTCCCGTTCGGCCAGGGGCACGAGGAATCGGGGAGATATGCCAGGAACCTGGGGGCGAATCCGCTCGCGGTGCTCGACCGCCGGACGGATCCGCTGAGCGGGCGCAGCTCGTGGCAGTCGACGCTCGTCCGGGTGGAGAAGATCAAACGATGAAGGAGTCTTCCCGATGAAGTGGGGGATGGTGATCGATCTGCAGAAGTGCACCGGCTGCGGGGGCTGCGTGGCCGCATGCAAGCTGGAAAACAACGTGGCCATCGTGGAACCCAAGGAATCGGAGATGGGCCGGACCATGCTCTGGATGGACATGCTGACCATCTACGAAGGGGAGTATCCCCGGCTCCGGGTGCGGCAGATCCCGCGGCCCTGCATGCATTGCGATCACCCCCCCTGCACGAAGGTCTGCCCGGTGCGCGCCACCTACATCAACGAGGAAGGGATCGTGACGCAGATCTATCCCCAGTGCATCGGGTGCCGCTACTGCATGGCCGCCTGTCCCTACACGGTGAAATCCTTCAACTGGTACAAGCCGGAATGGCCCCCTGGAATCCGACAGACCGCCAACCCGGACGTTTCGGTCCGGCCCGTGGGCGTGGTGGAAAAATGCACCTTCTGCGTGCATCGCCTCCAGCTGGCCAAGGAGCAGGCGAAATCCGGGGCGCGGCCGCTGCGGGAAAAGGACTTCCAGCCGGCCTGCGCCGAGGCCTGCCCCACCGGGGCGATCGCCTTCGGCGACCTGGACAACGCCAGCCACGAGGTGCACCACCTCGCGCACAGTCCGCGCGCCACGAAGCTCCTCGAAGACCTGGGAACGGAGCCAAAGGTCATCTATCTGAAAGAGGTGGACTAGCATGCAACCCGTTTCCGCCCAAACGCCCCATCGGGACGCCGCCCTGCTGCGCCCGATCGAAAATCCCGGGCGAACCTATTACTATATCGTCGGCCTCCTCATGGCCGTCATCCTCTACACCGGATTCGTCTACTTCCGCCAGCTCCTGTACGGCCTGGGAGTCACGGGGATGGCGCAGCCGGTCACCTGGGGATTCTACATCGTCAATTTCGTCTTTTTCATCGGGATCAGCCACGCCGGCACACTGATCTCCGCCATTCTTCGCCTGTCCAAGGCCGAATGGCGGCGGCCGATCACCCGGATGGCGGAAGTCATCACCGCGATCGTCCTCGCAATCGGGGGGCTGCACCCGATCATCGACCTGGGCCGTCCGGACCGGATGATGCATCTCTTCTACAACGGGCGTCTCCAGTCGCCGCTGCTCTGGGACGTCGCCAGCATCACCGCGTACTTCACCGCCAGCACGATCTACCTGTACATCCCCATGATCCCCGACATCGCGATTCTCCGGGACCGGGGGGTAAAACCAAGGTGGCTGTACGAATTCCTCTCCTGGGGCTGGCAGGGAACCGAGCGGCAGCACAAGGTGCTGGACCGGGCGATGAACATCCTGATGGTCGTGGTGATCCCCATCGCCGTCTCGGTCCACACGATCATCTCCTACATCTTCGCGATGACCGTGCAGCCCGGCTGGCACAGCACCATCTTCGGCCCCTACTTCGTGGTGGGGGCGATCTTCTCCGGGATCGCCGCGATCCTGGTCCTGATGATCGTCTTCCGGAGGGTCTTCCGGCTGGAAGGATACCTGAAGCATATCCACTTCAACTACCTGAGCATCCTGCTGCTGATCATGGCGCTGATCTGGTTCTACTTCACCTTCTCGGAATACCTGACCGGATTCTACGGGCATGAGCCCAACGAGATGCGGGTCTTCTGGTACAAGTTCTCGGGGGATTTTGCTCCCTATTTCTGGACCATGATCGCCTGCAACTTCCTGATTCCGGTCGGCATTCTCTGCAACCGGAAAACCCGCACGATCCCGGGGATCCTGATCGCCTCCATCGCCGTGATCATCGGCATGTGGCTGGAACGGCTGATCATCGTCGTCCCGTCGCTGGCCAACCCCCGCCTGCCCTACCCGACCGGCATCTACATCCCCACGCACACCGAATGGATGCTGTTCCTCGGGGGGGTGGCGGTCTTCATCCTGGGGTACATGGTCTTCGCCCGCTTCTTCCCCGTGATCTCGATCTGGGAGATCGAGGAGGGCCGCCACGAAAGCGCCAGGATCGTGACCGAGCGGATCTCCTCCTACATGCCGGACATGGAGCCCTCGGGAGGACGGGAATGAGAACGGGACGGCGAAAAATGTGTCGCGCGCCGGAGAGAACGTTCTATACACTGGAAGAAAGGGTGACGGAGAACCGCCGATGAACAAGAAAACCATCGAGACGTTTCAGATCCTGTCGATCTCCCTGATCTGGGTGTTGTTCACCGGGATCGCCGTGTGGATCGTCACCCTGATCCGGGAATCGATCCGGCTGCACGACACTCCGGATGCCTCCGTCGGGATCAGCATCGTCGCGATTCCGGTATTTTTCCTTCTCGCCTCGGTCCTGACGTATGTGTTCTTCGGGTTGAGAAAAGGACGGAACAGGGACCCGGAACCGCAGGAAACCCCCGGCGGCAAGGCCGTCGGGCAAGGTTGAGGTCGCCGGGAAGGAGATGCTCATGCAGCCTTGGAAATCCCGCTCGACAGGAGGTTCAGCTCTCGGCATCCTCTGCCTGTTTGCAGCGGTCCTTCTGATCGGCGGGGGATGCAGCAAGAAGGAATCAGCCCCCACGGAGCGGACCCTCGCCAAGTCCGAGCCGGCTCCCTACAAGCCCCACCTCAACAGCGACCTCATCCAGGGACGGAAGGTGTTCGAGGGGAAGCATTGCAGCCAGTGCCATTCGATCTTCGAGCGGGAGCGGAAGATCGGCCCCAAGTTGCAGTCCTCCAAGTTCTACGGGAGCTTCCTCGATATCTTTTCGTCCCTCTGGAACCATGCCCCGGAAATGGCGGTCTATATGAGGAGAGAGGTGCTGGACCGCCCGCAGTTGAGCACCAATGAACTGAACCAGCTGATCTCGTTCCTCTACATGCTGCCCTACCTGGGCGAGCCGGGGAATCCCCGGAAGGGCGAGGCGCTGCTCGAGGAGAAAACCTGCTTCCGGTGCCATCATCTGGGGAGGAAAGGAAGAAAGGACGGGGTGCCGCTGGACACCCTCGCCGTCTACCAGTCCCAGGTCGTCCTGCTGCAGCGGATGTGGAACCACGGGCCGGAGATGATCCTCCGGATGGCGCAGACCGGCTCGCCCATCCCGACATTTTCCGGAAACGACATGACCGACATCTTCGCCGCGCTGACGGAATCGGCGACAGAAAAAAGCCGGAAGGTGTTCCTCGGGGTCGGAAACGTGGAAAACGGGTTCAAGGTCCTTACGGAAAAGGGATGCATCAAGTGCCACGCCATCCTGGGAAGCGGCGGAAAGGACGGGCCGGACCTGGGGAAGGCCGTTTCCAGGGCCAACGTCACGACCCTGATCACCAAGATCTGGAACCACGCCGGAAAGATGCAGGAACGGTTCCGGCAGAAGAAGCTGGAATGGCCCAACTTCCACGAGACGGAGATGAACGACCTGGTCGTGTTCCTCTACTCGCTTACGTACGAGGACAAGCCGGGAGATCCCCGGAAAGGGGAAGCCATCTTCCGCAAGAACCGGTGCGTAGACTGCCATTTCAAGACCGACGCGGACAGGCAGAAGATCGTGCGGGACATCAAGACGGCCGACGCCATCCTGTTCGCCACCCAGATGTGGAACCACATCCCGGCGATGGAGGCCGCGATGGTGACGCAGGCGGTGCCGTGGCCCAACATGAGCGGTCAGGACTTTCGGGACGTTCTGGAGTATCTCCGCAGCCAGTAGCCGGGCGGGGGCCCGCCGGCTGCCTATATCCCCGGGGTAGTTCGATCCGCGGGGGCACGACGGAAACGGCCGGGGATCCCGGCCGTTTCCGTCACTGCGCCAACAGGTCCGCCTCCGGATCCGCTTCCTCCCGACTCCGGACGAGGAACAGGTCGTCGCCGATGTGGGGGTTCACCCCGTCCTCGCTCACGTGGAAGTCGCCGTTCATGATCGGGATGGCGATCCGCAGCAACATCGTGTAGACCAGAAGCCCCGTCGCCCAGATCCCGATGGTGACCAGCATCTCGGTACTGGTCGGGGAGTACTCGTAGAAATCCCCGAGCACGTCCGGGACGAACCCCGGGATCACCAGCCCCATCCCCTTCTCGATGTACACGCCGATGAAAATGAGGACGCATCCGATGTTGAGGGTGATCTGGTTCTCCCGCGTCTGGGGGATCAGGAAGAGGAAGAAGGCGGTCAGGTTGAACAGGGTCGCGGTCCAGATCCAGGAGACCAGGTCCGAGTGCCCCTCGAGCCCCTGGTAGAGATACTTCATCGGGGCCAGGTGGGAGGTGTCGGAGTAGTACTCCTTGAAGATCTCCGCGCCGAGCAGGAACAGGTTGAGGAACATCGCGTAGGCGATGAGCTCCGCGATCTTGAAGATCGCCTCGTCCGTGATCCGGAACTTCGTCCACTTCCGGATGACCTGGAACATGAGGATCATCCCGGCCGGGCCGGAGCAGAACGCCGAAGCGAGGAACCGGGGGGCGAGGATCGACGCGTTCCAGAACGGCCTTGCGGCGAGGCCGTTGTAGAGGAAGGCGGTCACCGTGTGGATGGAGATCGCCGCCGGGATCGAGAACAGCAGGAGCGGCGTGACGTATTTCATGTTCGGTTCGCGCTTGTAGTAATAGCTGTACAGCATGTACCCCGCGATGGTGAAGTTCAGGACCAGGTAGGTGTTCAGGACGACGACGTCCCAGGCCAGAAGGGACTGGGGGAAGTTGAGGATCCCGACCTTCGGGATCAGGTGCCAGAACCGGTCCGGACGGCCGAGGTCGACCGTGACGAAGAGCAGGCACATCACCATCGCCGACACGGCCACCAGCTCCCCCAGGATCGCGATCTCCTTGATCGGCTTCCACTGGTATACGTAGGCCGGGATGACGAGCAGGACGGCGGCGGCCGCCACGCCGACCATGAACGTGAAGTTCGCGATGTAGAACCCCCACGACACCTGGTCCCGCATGGCGGTGGTGATCAGCCCGCCGTACAGCTGGTTCGCATACGCGAGGACCCCGACGACCACCAGGGCCAGGAGGAAATAGATCCAGACGTAGTAGAGCTTGCTCCCCCGCCGGAGGAGGATGAAACATCCCTTGACGAATGCCCAGACTTTCCTCATCGATTGCCTCCGCCGCAGGTCATACCGAGTAGAAATAGTAGAACTTCGGCTGGGTGTTCAGCTCCTCCTTGAGGATGAACACCCGCTTGTTCTCGATCACGTAGCGGATTTCGCTCGCCGGGTCGAGGAGATTCCCGAACTTGCGCGCCCCCACCGGGCAGACCTCGACGCAGGCCGGGTACTTCCCGTCCGGTTCCCGAGTGCGCTGCATGCAGAAGGTGCACTTTTCCACGACCCCGACCGGCCTCGGCCGGTTCCCCATGAAATGGGTGTCGGGGTTCATCTCTCCGGCCGGCAGGCCGGGCTTCTTCCAGTTGAATCGTCTCGCTCCATACGGGCAGGCCGCCATGCAGTAGCGGCACCCGATGCACCAGTTGTAGTCCACGACCACGATCCCGTCGTTCTCCTTCC
The genomic region above belongs to Deltaproteobacteria bacterium GWC2_65_14 and contains:
- a CDS encoding polysulfide reductase, with amino-acid sequence MRKVWAFVKGCFILLRRGSKLYYVWIYFLLALVVVGVLAYANQLYGGLITTAMRDQVSWGFYIANFTFMVGVAAAAVLLVIPAYVYQWKPIKEIAILGELVAVSAMVMCLLFVTVDLGRPDRFWHLIPKVGILNFPQSLLAWDVVVLNTYLVLNFTIAGYMLYSYYYKREPNMKYVTPLLLFSIPAAISIHTVTAFLYNGLAARPFWNASILAPRFLASAFCSGPAGMILMFQVIRKWTKFRITDEAIFKIAELIAYAMFLNLFLLGAEIFKEYYSDTSHLAPMKYLYQGLEGHSDLVSWIWTATLFNLTAFFLFLIPQTRENQITLNIGCVLIFIGVYIEKGMGLVIPGFVPDVLGDFYEYSPTSTEMLVTIGIWATGLLVYTMLLRIAIPIMNGDFHVSEDGVNPHIGDDLFLVRSREEADPEADLLAQ